The Peribacillus sp. FSL P2-0133 genome has a segment encoding these proteins:
- the tsaE gene encoding tRNA (adenosine(37)-N6)-threonylcarbamoyltransferase complex ATPase subunit type 1 TsaE — protein MHQVEWISQNEEETARFAHELAQKLSSGDVLALEGDLGAGKTAFTKGLAKGLGVTRMVNSPTFTIIKEYMGRLPLYHMDVYRVSESEEDLGFEEYFDGDGVTVVEWAHLIKDHLPEEILTIYIYRLSDTSRRFVLEAKGERYVKLCKEII, from the coding sequence ATGCATCAGGTTGAATGGATTTCTCAGAATGAGGAAGAAACAGCGCGATTTGCGCATGAATTGGCACAAAAGCTTTCAAGTGGCGATGTGCTGGCTTTAGAAGGTGACTTGGGTGCTGGAAAGACGGCATTCACAAAAGGGTTGGCTAAAGGATTAGGTGTTACCAGAATGGTGAATAGCCCTACCTTTACGATAATAAAGGAATACATGGGTCGATTGCCTTTATATCATATGGATGTATATCGGGTAAGTGAATCGGAAGAAGATTTAGGCTTTGAAGAATATTTTGATGGTGATGGTGTGACTGTCGTTGAATGGGCCCATTTAATAAAGGATCACCTTCCAGAGGAAATCCTGACCATCTATATTTATCGTCTGAGCGATACAAGCCGGCGTTTTGTTCTGGAAGCCAAAGGCGAACGATATGTAAAGTTATGTAAGGAGATTATTTGA
- the tsaB gene encoding tRNA (adenosine(37)-N6)-threonylcarbamoyltransferase complex dimerization subunit type 1 TsaB, with translation MKVLAIDTSNFTLGVALVNGSQVIGEYTTNLKKNHSVRVMPAIETLLRDCDTKPKDLTKIVVAQGPGSYTGVRIGVTIAKSLAWTLQIPLSGVSSLEVLAANGRYFNGLISPLFDARRGQIYTGLYEMENNSLKTVIEDCNILSSEWANQLKELNRPVLFVGQDVDIHRDAITEALGDLAVFAPVQSYNSRPSELAFIGLDKAEVDVHQFVPNYIRMAEAEAKWLEQQGK, from the coding sequence ATGAAGGTTTTAGCTATAGATACATCGAATTTCACATTAGGGGTTGCCCTGGTAAACGGGAGTCAAGTAATTGGTGAGTATACGACGAACCTAAAGAAAAATCATTCGGTGCGGGTTATGCCAGCAATTGAAACACTGCTGAGGGATTGTGATACTAAACCGAAGGATTTGACTAAGATAGTGGTCGCTCAAGGCCCGGGATCCTATACAGGCGTCAGGATTGGAGTAACGATTGCAAAAAGCTTGGCATGGACACTTCAGATTCCGTTATCGGGTGTTTCCAGCTTAGAGGTTTTAGCAGCTAATGGACGTTATTTTAACGGGTTGATCTCTCCATTGTTCGATGCAAGAAGAGGGCAGATTTATACTGGATTATATGAAATGGAAAATAACTCTTTAAAGACAGTCATTGAAGATTGTAATATTCTATCCTCTGAGTGGGCGAATCAATTGAAGGAATTAAATCGTCCTGTTTTATTCGTTGGTCAAGATGTGGACATTCACCGGGATGCAATTACGGAAGCATTAGGTGATTTAGCTGTATTTGCTCCGGTACAGTCATATAACTCAAGACCAAGCGAACTGGCCTTCATTGGCCTTGATAAGGCTGAAGTCGATGTTCACCAGTTTGTACCGAATTATATCCGCATGGCTGAAGCAGAAGCTAAGTGGCTTGAACAGCAGGGGAAATAA
- the rimI gene encoding ribosomal protein S18-alanine N-acetyltransferase, translating to MSKTLTFRKMNTEDIEQVLNVEKQSFTLPWSREAFFNELNHNQYAVYMVIEDEGKIAGYCGAWIVIDESHITNIAILPEYRGQKLGEALLRKMIEISISMGVVRMTLEVRVSNAVAISLYEKLGFQKGGIRKNYYTDNQEDAYVMWVNFS from the coding sequence ATGAGTAAAACATTGACGTTCCGAAAAATGAATACGGAAGATATCGAGCAAGTGCTTAATGTGGAAAAGCAGTCCTTTACTTTGCCTTGGAGCCGGGAAGCTTTTTTTAATGAACTGAATCATAATCAATATGCTGTATACATGGTGATAGAGGATGAAGGGAAAATTGCCGGTTATTGCGGTGCGTGGATAGTCATTGATGAATCGCACATTACCAATATAGCGATATTGCCAGAATACCGAGGGCAAAAGCTTGGGGAAGCTTTGCTCAGGAAGATGATTGAAATCTCCATTTCGATGGGTGTGGTGAGGATGACGCTTGAGGTCCGTGTCAGTAATGCAGTAGCCATTTCGCTTTATGAAAAACTTGGTTTCCAAAAGGGTGGAATCCGAAAAAATTATTATACAGACAATCAAGAAGATGCTTATGTTATGTGGGTGAATTTTTCATGA
- the tsaD gene encoding tRNA (adenosine(37)-N6)-threonylcarbamoyltransferase complex transferase subunit TsaD codes for MKKDQFILGIETSCDETAAAVIKNGTEILSNVVASQIESHKRFGGVVPEIASRHHVEQITIVLEEALLQAGVTYEDLDAIAVTEGPGLVGALLIGVNAAKAVAFAHGIPIVGTHHIAGHIYANRLIQEIEYPALSLVVSGGHTELVLLEEPGSFKVIGETRDDAAGEAYDKVARTLGLPYPGGPHIDRLAQEGSPTLKLPRAWLDGSYDFSFSGLKSAVINTLHNAEQRGEKIEPKDLAASFQASVIEVLVMKAVKAAKEYNVKQVLLAGGVAANKGLREALTEAFKDLPMDISIPPLYLCTDNAAMIGAAGSVMFEKGKRSGLDLNGNPGLDIEAF; via the coding sequence ATGAAAAAAGATCAATTTATATTAGGAATTGAAACGAGCTGCGATGAAACTGCGGCAGCTGTCATAAAAAATGGAACGGAGATACTGAGTAATGTCGTGGCTTCACAAATCGAAAGCCATAAACGTTTTGGCGGTGTTGTCCCGGAAATAGCTTCCCGTCATCATGTAGAACAAATTACGATCGTTCTTGAAGAAGCACTGCTTCAGGCAGGGGTGACATATGAAGACTTGGATGCCATTGCCGTTACAGAAGGTCCCGGACTTGTAGGGGCACTATTAATAGGCGTGAATGCGGCGAAGGCTGTAGCTTTCGCACATGGAATACCTATTGTCGGTACGCATCATATCGCGGGTCATATTTATGCGAATCGGCTTATTCAGGAGATCGAATATCCTGCGCTTTCTTTAGTCGTTTCGGGAGGCCATACGGAATTGGTGCTTTTAGAAGAACCAGGTTCTTTCAAGGTGATAGGGGAGACGCGGGATGATGCAGCAGGTGAGGCGTATGATAAAGTGGCCCGAACCTTGGGGCTCCCTTATCCTGGCGGCCCTCATATCGATAGGCTGGCACAAGAAGGCTCACCAACTTTGAAACTGCCTCGGGCATGGTTGGATGGCAGCTATGACTTTTCTTTCAGCGGGTTGAAATCAGCGGTAATCAACACTTTGCATAATGCTGAACAGCGCGGGGAAAAAATTGAACCTAAAGATTTAGCGGCAAGTTTCCAAGCTAGCGTGATAGAAGTGCTTGTAATGAAAGCTGTAAAGGCTGCAAAGGAATATAATGTGAAGCAGGTATTGCTTGCTGGAGGAGTTGCCGCAAATAAAGGCCTTAGGGAAGCATTAACGGAAGCTTTTAAGGATTTACCTATGGATATATCCATTCCGCCCCTATATCTTTGTACGGACAATGCCGCCATGATCGGTGCTGCTGGCAGTGTCATGTTTGAAAAGGGAAAACGATCTGGTTTGGATTTGAACGGAAATCCTGGATTGGATATCGAAGCATTTTAA
- a CDS encoding ATP-binding cassette domain-containing protein gives MILLQINQLSKYYGAELILSNMKLEVQNKDRIALVGRNGAGKSTLLKIIAGQLSHDGGEIIKPKGVTIGYMAQDTGLESELTIWDEMLTVFTDLIEQEKELRRLEADMARPDIFENETIYQKVLNEYDTLMVTFKEKGGYQYEADIRSVLHGLQFADFDYSTPISTLSGGQKTRLALGKLLLRKPDILILDEPTNHLDIETLSWLEQYLQGYQGAVLIVSHDRYFLDKVVNLVYEISRNNMKKYHGNYSSYLEGKAEDYERDMKLFEKQQGEIEKLRDFVQRNITRASTTKRAQSRRKQLEKMDVLDKPQGDEKSANFSFQIERQSGNEVLHLQDLAIGYEGETVSKNINSRMTKGESIALVGPNGVGKSTLLKTIISKLPALSGGFRFGTNVEVSYYDQEQANLVSNKRVLNELWDDYPLKPEKDIRTVLGNFLFSGDDVLKTVSTLSGGEKARLALAKMMMQKGNFLILDEPTNHLDLDSKLVLENALIDYPGTILFVSHDRYFINRIATKVIELSKDGNEEFLGDYDYYLEKKQEQAEIQALEQQEQANTLDAAVEKTNYKIDKEAKKAERQRKRRIEEIEAAMELLEIEINEYNDLLCDPNVFQDHEKVMEVQTKLDTAQESLDQLLEEWTELEE, from the coding sequence ATGATTTTATTACAAATCAATCAACTATCGAAATATTATGGAGCTGAACTTATTTTATCAAATATGAAGCTCGAAGTTCAAAATAAAGATCGAATTGCACTTGTCGGCCGAAATGGCGCCGGTAAATCCACTCTGCTTAAAATCATAGCTGGGCAGCTTTCCCATGATGGCGGTGAAATAATCAAACCAAAAGGCGTCACCATCGGCTATATGGCCCAGGATACGGGATTGGAATCCGAACTGACCATTTGGGATGAGATGCTGACTGTATTCACGGATCTTATAGAGCAAGAAAAGGAACTGCGTCGCCTTGAGGCTGATATGGCCAGACCTGACATCTTTGAAAACGAAACAATTTACCAAAAAGTGCTGAATGAATACGACACTTTGATGGTGACATTCAAAGAGAAGGGCGGTTATCAATATGAAGCGGATATCCGTTCCGTATTGCATGGACTTCAGTTTGCTGACTTTGACTATTCTACCCCAATTTCCACTTTAAGCGGTGGGCAAAAAACAAGGCTTGCATTAGGGAAGCTGCTTTTAAGGAAACCGGATATATTGATTCTGGATGAGCCGACGAACCATTTGGATATCGAAACCCTCTCTTGGCTTGAACAATATTTACAAGGCTACCAGGGAGCTGTCCTTATTGTTTCCCATGACCGCTATTTTTTAGATAAAGTAGTAAACCTCGTATATGAGATTTCCCGAAATAACATGAAAAAATACCATGGTAATTATAGTTCTTACCTAGAGGGAAAAGCGGAGGATTATGAGCGGGACATGAAACTGTTCGAGAAGCAACAAGGGGAAATTGAAAAGCTTCGCGACTTTGTCCAACGTAATATCACCAGGGCTTCCACCACGAAAAGAGCACAAAGCAGACGCAAACAGCTCGAAAAGATGGATGTATTGGACAAGCCGCAAGGTGATGAAAAATCTGCGAATTTTTCTTTCCAGATTGAAAGGCAAAGCGGAAATGAAGTACTTCACCTCCAGGACTTGGCTATTGGATACGAAGGGGAAACGGTATCAAAGAATATAAATTCCCGGATGACTAAAGGTGAGAGCATAGCACTTGTTGGCCCAAATGGAGTTGGAAAATCTACTTTATTGAAAACGATCATTTCTAAGCTGCCTGCACTTTCTGGGGGTTTCCGTTTTGGAACGAACGTAGAAGTCAGCTACTACGATCAAGAACAGGCTAACCTTGTTTCCAATAAACGCGTACTAAATGAATTATGGGACGACTATCCCCTTAAACCGGAAAAGGACATTCGCACCGTACTCGGTAATTTCCTTTTTAGCGGGGACGATGTTTTGAAAACCGTTTCCACACTAAGCGGGGGCGAAAAGGCCCGGCTTGCTCTAGCCAAAATGATGATGCAAAAAGGGAATTTTTTAATTCTTGATGAACCAACGAACCATTTGGACCTCGATAGTAAATTGGTGCTTGAAAACGCATTGATCGATTATCCGGGAACTATTCTTTTCGTTTCACATGACCGTTATTTCATAAATCGAATAGCAACGAAAGTGATAGAGCTCTCCAAAGACGGCAACGAAGAATTCCTCGGTGATTATGATTACTATCTAGAGAAGAAACAGGAGCAGGCTGAAATCCAAGCACTTGAACAGCAGGAACAGGCTAATACTTTAGATGCAGCTGTAGAAAAAACGAATTACAAAATTGATAAAGAAGCAAAAAAAGCTGAACGCCAGCGAAAACGGCGCATTGAGGAAATCGAGGCAGCCATGGAGCTTCTTGAAATCGAAATAAACGAATATAATGACCTCCTTTGTGATCCAAATGTTTTTCAGGACCATGAAAAAGTAATGGAGGTCCAAACAAAGCTTGATACTGCACAGGAAAGTTTGGACCAGCTTCTCGAAGAATGGACTGAACTGGAAGAATGA
- the moaC gene encoding cyclic pyranopterin monophosphate synthase MoaC translates to MGDLTHFNEQGRAKMVDVSAKPETTRTAVAQSSILLNDEIYELVTNHKMKKGDVLAVAQVAGIMASKNTSNIIPMCHPIALQGVNIAFDWEKEEQGYRLRIETEAKTKGSTGVEMEALTAASVTALTVYDMCKAIDKGMVIGPTFLVEKTGGVSSSDYKRQVKQTDRD, encoded by the coding sequence ATGGGAGACTTAACGCATTTTAATGAACAGGGCAGGGCCAAAATGGTTGATGTGAGTGCTAAGCCTGAAACAACCCGGACGGCAGTAGCTCAATCGAGCATTTTATTGAATGATGAAATATATGAATTGGTCACGAACCATAAAATGAAAAAAGGTGATGTACTGGCTGTTGCGCAAGTTGCAGGAATAATGGCCAGCAAAAATACATCCAATATAATTCCGATGTGCCATCCCATTGCTCTGCAAGGGGTCAATATAGCCTTTGATTGGGAAAAAGAAGAACAAGGATATAGGCTTAGGATTGAAACGGAAGCTAAGACAAAAGGGAGTACAGGTGTGGAAATGGAAGCGTTAACAGCTGCATCCGTGACTGCCTTGACTGTTTATGACATGTGTAAGGCCATTGATAAGGGAATGGTGATCGGGCCTACATTCTTAGTGGAGAAAACAGGCGGAGTGTCTAGTAGCGATTATAAAAGGCAAGTAAAACAAACAGATAGAGATTAA
- a CDS encoding redox-sensing transcriptional repressor Rex: MNHDPKIPQATAKRLPLYYRFLKNLHSSGKQRVSSAELSEAVKVDSATIRRDFSYFGALGKKGYGYNVNYLLSFFRKTLDQDELTKVALIGVGNLGTAFLNYNFMKNNNTKIEMAFEVSEEKVGKRIADVPIYHMDQIDTLLQENNITAAILTVPAQVAQTITDRLVKADIKGILNFTPARLTVPPSIRVHHIDLAVELQSLIYFLKHYPVVEEAALEE; the protein is encoded by the coding sequence ATGAACCATGACCCAAAGATACCGCAGGCGACAGCCAAAAGGTTGCCATTGTATTATCGATTTTTAAAGAACTTACATTCCTCAGGCAAACAAAGAGTTTCCTCGGCAGAGCTAAGTGAAGCTGTAAAAGTGGATTCTGCCACAATTCGCCGTGATTTTTCCTACTTTGGCGCGCTTGGGAAAAAAGGCTACGGCTACAATGTCAATTATTTATTATCCTTCTTTAGAAAAACACTAGATCAGGATGAATTGACCAAAGTCGCTTTAATCGGGGTAGGAAATTTAGGAACCGCTTTTTTAAATTACAATTTCATGAAAAATAATAATACTAAAATTGAAATGGCTTTCGAAGTTTCTGAAGAAAAGGTCGGCAAGCGAATAGCTGATGTGCCCATCTATCATATGGATCAAATCGATACACTATTGCAGGAAAATAATATTACTGCGGCTATATTGACAGTGCCTGCACAGGTAGCCCAGACGATAACCGATCGTCTAGTCAAAGCTGATATAAAAGGAATATTGAATTTCACACCTGCACGGCTGACCGTGCCTCCATCCATAAGGGTTCACCACATTGACCTGGCCGTGGAGCTTCAGTCGCTCATCTACTTCCTGAAACATTATCCAGTAGTGGAAGAAGCCGCATTGGAGGAATGA
- a CDS encoding YdiK family protein — protein MKRQSPLFMGIIYAGLGALFTAIAIQTVNSSGWGLFAYILVLIATLDFGSGLRMIMLHFKIKAAQKNKKK, from the coding sequence ATGAAACGTCAATCACCATTATTCATGGGCATCATCTATGCAGGCTTAGGAGCTCTTTTTACCGCTATCGCGATTCAAACCGTCAATTCTTCCGGATGGGGACTCTTTGCCTACATACTTGTCCTTATTGCAACTCTTGATTTTGGATCGGGATTACGCATGATTATGCTGCACTTTAAGATTAAAGCAGCACAAAAAAATAAGAAAAAATAA
- a CDS encoding CPBP family intramembrane glutamic endopeptidase, with product MKKEYWFVIITYIAMQLSSIVGVPIFMLIGSYTGMPADELEVKSAAYWIVFSFLVTLLLILFLIRKDMREKLDTRNQTSVSLSVLWAIAGVFMALFAQSIAGSIEQMLGVESESENTQQLISLIYKVPMVIFVTSVIGPILEELIFRKIIFGSLHKRLNFFISALISSVIFGLAHGEFEHLLLYTAMGFTFAFLYAKTGRILVSMSAHIAMNTLVIILQVVYREDIEKMLDTAQAFIGGLL from the coding sequence TTGAAAAAAGAATATTGGTTCGTCATCATCACTTATATTGCCATGCAATTATCCAGTATTGTTGGGGTACCCATTTTCATGCTGATCGGGTCTTATACTGGAATGCCGGCAGATGAACTCGAAGTGAAGTCTGCAGCATACTGGATAGTTTTCAGTTTTCTCGTTACTTTATTATTGATTCTTTTTTTAATAAGAAAAGATATGAGGGAAAAGTTGGACACGAGAAATCAAACTTCCGTTTCGTTGTCCGTATTATGGGCAATTGCAGGAGTGTTCATGGCTCTTTTTGCACAAAGCATTGCCGGCAGCATTGAACAAATGCTTGGGGTGGAGTCTGAATCTGAAAATACGCAGCAACTTATTTCACTCATTTACAAAGTCCCCATGGTCATTTTCGTCACTTCAGTAATTGGACCTATATTGGAAGAATTAATTTTCCGGAAAATCATTTTCGGATCACTTCATAAACGCCTTAACTTCTTTATTTCAGCCTTAATCAGCTCAGTTATTTTCGGCTTGGCGCATGGTGAATTTGAACATCTTCTTTTATATACGGCAATGGGCTTCACCTTTGCTTTCCTTTATGCGAAAACAGGCCGCATTCTTGTTTCCATGAGCGCACATATTGCGATGAATACGCTTGTTATCATCCTTCAAGTGGTATATCGGGAGGATATTGAGAAGATGCTAGATACTGCACAGGCCTTCATTGGAGGTTTATTATGA
- the groES gene encoding co-chaperone GroES yields MLKPLGDRVIIELVQTEEKTASGIVLPDTAKEKPQEGKVVAVGTGRVLENGERVALEVAQGDLIIFSKYAGTEVKYEDTEYLILRESDILAVIG; encoded by the coding sequence TTGTTAAAACCATTAGGTGATCGCGTTATTATTGAACTAGTTCAAACTGAAGAAAAAACTGCAAGCGGTATTGTTCTTCCTGATACTGCTAAAGAAAAGCCACAAGAAGGTAAGGTAGTAGCAGTTGGTACTGGCCGTGTCCTTGAAAATGGCGAACGTGTTGCTTTAGAGGTTGCCCAAGGCGATCTAATTATCTTCTCAAAATATGCAGGTACTGAAGTTAAATACGAAGACACTGAATACTTAATTTTACGTGAAAGCGACATTCTAGCTGTTATCGGCTAA
- the groL gene encoding chaperonin GroEL (60 kDa chaperone family; promotes refolding of misfolded polypeptides especially under stressful conditions; forms two stacked rings of heptamers to form a barrel-shaped 14mer; ends can be capped by GroES; misfolded proteins enter the barrel where they are refolded when GroES binds), with the protein MAKEIKFSEEARRSMLRGVDALADAVKVTLGPKGRNVVLEKKFGSPLITNDGVTIAKEIELEDAFENMGAKLVAEVASKTNDVAGDGTTTATVLAQAMIREGLKNVTAGANPMGIRKGIEKAVNSAIAELKAISKPVENKESIAQVAAISSADEEVGQLIAEAMERVGNDGVITIEESKGFTTELDVVEGMQFDRGYASPYMVTDSDKMEAVLENPYILITDKKITNIQEILPVLEQVVQQGKPLLLIAEDVEGEALATLVVNKLRGTFNAVAVKAPGFGDRRKAMLEDIAALTGGEVITEEIGLDLKSATIDSLGRASKVVVTKENTTIVEGAGNTAQIQARVNQIRVQLEETTSEFDREKLQERLAKLAGGVAVIKVGAATETELKERKLRIEDALNSTRAAVEEGIVAGGGTALLNVYNKIAEIQAEGDVATGVKIVLRAIEEPVRQIAHNAGLEGSVIVERLKGEAVGTGFNAATGQWVNMIESGIVDPTKVTRSALQNAGSVAAMFLTTEAVVADKPEPAGAGGMGMPDMGGMGGMGGMM; encoded by the coding sequence ATGGCTAAAGAAATTAAATTTAGTGAAGAAGCTCGCCGTTCCATGCTTCGTGGTGTGGACGCACTTGCAGATGCAGTTAAAGTAACGCTTGGACCAAAAGGTCGTAACGTGGTTCTTGAGAAAAAATTCGGTTCACCGCTTATCACAAATGACGGTGTGACGATCGCTAAAGAAATCGAATTGGAAGATGCATTCGAAAACATGGGTGCGAAATTGGTTGCTGAAGTAGCAAGCAAAACAAACGACGTAGCTGGTGACGGTACAACTACTGCAACGGTTCTTGCACAAGCGATGATCCGTGAAGGTCTTAAAAACGTAACAGCTGGTGCTAACCCAATGGGTATCCGTAAAGGAATCGAGAAAGCGGTCAATTCAGCAATTGCAGAATTGAAAGCCATTTCCAAACCTGTTGAAAACAAAGAATCAATCGCACAAGTTGCTGCCATCTCTTCAGCTGATGAAGAAGTGGGCCAACTGATTGCAGAAGCAATGGAGCGCGTTGGTAACGACGGCGTCATCACAATCGAAGAGTCTAAAGGTTTCACAACTGAATTGGACGTAGTAGAAGGTATGCAGTTCGATCGTGGATATGCATCTCCATACATGGTTACTGATTCAGATAAAATGGAAGCTGTCCTAGAAAATCCATATATCTTGATCACAGATAAAAAAATCACGAATATCCAAGAAATCCTTCCTGTCCTTGAGCAAGTTGTTCAACAAGGGAAACCGCTATTATTGATTGCTGAAGATGTAGAAGGCGAAGCGCTTGCAACTCTTGTTGTAAACAAACTTCGTGGAACATTCAACGCTGTTGCGGTTAAGGCTCCTGGATTCGGTGACCGTCGTAAAGCAATGCTTGAAGACATCGCAGCTCTTACAGGCGGCGAAGTAATCACTGAAGAAATCGGACTTGATCTTAAATCTGCAACAATCGATTCATTAGGCCGTGCGTCTAAAGTGGTTGTTACAAAAGAAAATACAACGATCGTTGAAGGTGCTGGAAATACAGCTCAAATTCAAGCTCGTGTAAACCAAATCCGTGTTCAATTAGAAGAAACAACTTCTGAATTCGACCGTGAAAAATTACAAGAACGCCTTGCTAAATTAGCTGGTGGTGTAGCGGTAATCAAAGTCGGTGCAGCTACCGAAACAGAATTAAAAGAACGTAAACTTCGTATTGAAGATGCATTGAACTCCACTCGTGCCGCTGTTGAAGAAGGTATCGTAGCCGGTGGTGGTACAGCGCTTCTTAACGTATACAATAAAATCGCTGAAATTCAAGCGGAAGGCGACGTAGCAACAGGCGTGAAAATCGTTCTTCGTGCAATCGAAGAGCCTGTTCGTCAAATCGCTCACAATGCCGGTCTTGAAGGCTCTGTAATCGTAGAGCGCCTTAAAGGCGAAGCAGTAGGCACTGGCTTCAATGCAGCTACTGGACAATGGGTGAACATGATCGAATCCGGTATCGTCGACCCTACTAAAGTAACTCGTTCAGCTCTACAAAACGCTGGTTCTGTAGCAGCTATGTTCTTAACAACAGAAGCTGTTGTTGCTGACAAACCAGAACCTGCTGGCGCTGGCGGCATGGGCATGCCTGATATGGGCGGCATGGGCGGAATGGGCGGCATGATGTAA